The Wansuia hejianensis genomic interval GCGGATGAAGGGGAACTGAAGCTTCTGAAGGGGGAGGTTCTCTCAGACCTGCTGGAAGAAGAGTATGCCTGGGGAGACAGGGACTTCCTGGAATTTGCGGAGGCCTTTGCACCAGGCAAGAGTGATAAAAAGATTGATGAATTGATTCTCCGCGTCTATGAGTTCGCTGTCAGTGATCCCTGGCCGGAGGGCTGGCTGGAAAGCTGCCGGAAGGCGTGCGTCATAGAGACGGAGGAAGAGCTTGAGAAATCTGCCTGGGTCCGCGCGGCACTGGATGAAGTGAAGCGGCTTCTGTCCAGCTGCCGGGAAGCGGCGTCGCAGAACGCGGCCCTCGCGGAGCGGCCCGGAGGCCCTTCCGTATATCTGCCGCAGCTTGCATCGGACCTTGAACTGATCGAGGGACTTATGGGGTGTGAGAGCTACGGAAAATTCTGCGAAGGATTTCAGAACCTGTCTTTTGCGCCGCTTTCGAGAAAAAAAGATCCCGATGGAGACCCCGGGCTGCGTGAGCAGGTCAAGGAGAGCAGGGCAGAGCTGAAAAAGCTGCTGGAAGGGATTCAGAAGCAGTATTTTACCGGGAGTCCGGAGGAAGTCCTAAAGGAGCTCGCCCTGTGCAGGCCCTCCATGGAGGTGCTCTGCCGCCTGGCTGTGAAGTTTATGAGAGAATTTTCGGAGCGGAAACGGGCAAAGAATCTCATGGATTTTTCAGACCTTGAACATTTTGCCCTGGATATCCTGCTGGAAAGGACGGAAGACGGCTGGGTGCGCACAGACGCGGCCCGGGAATTGTCGGAGCAGTTCGCTGAGATCATGATTGACGAGTATCAGGACAGCAACTATATCCAGGAATACCTGCTGGAAGCGGTATCCGGGACGGAAGAGGGGAACCTTAACCGGTTTATGGTCGGGGATATGAAACAGGCCATTTATGGCTTCCGGATGGCCCGTCCGGAGCTGTTTCTGGAGAAATACCAAACCTATACTTCTGAAGCCAGCAGCAGTCAGAGAATTGACCTGCATCAGAATTTCCGGAGCCGGCCGCAGGTTCTGGATACGGTCAATTATTTCTTCCGAAGGCTTATGAGGCCGGAGCTGGGAGGGCTGGCTTATGATGACGCGGCGGCTCTTCATGGGGGGGCGGCCTTTCCGGAAGGCGGGGACGCTTCTTTGCTGGAGACGGAATTGCTGTTAATAGACAGGAAATCACCTGAGTTTGAAGATGACCGGAGCCGGACAGCCATGATGGAGGCTGAGGCCCTGGCGGTGGCCCAGAAGATCCGTGGCCTCATGGGGAGCATGCAGGTGGCAGACCGCGATACGGGGCTCTACAGGCCCCTTCAGTACCGGGACTGCGTGATCCTGCTCCGTTCTGTCAGCGGATGGGCAGAAACTTTTGTCAGGGTTTTGCAGAGCGAGGGCATCCCGGCCTATTCAACCTCAAAATCCGGGTATTTTTCAGCGGTGGAAGTAGTTACGGTATTGAATTATCTGCGTATCTGCGACAATCCCAGACAGGAGATCCCCTACGCGGCCGTGCTTCGCTCGCCTATTGTGGGCTGTACAGACCGGGAGCTGGCACTGATTCGCTGCCATTCACCAGAATTGCCCATATATGAGGCTTCTGCTGCTTACGAGGCCGGAGGAGAAGAAGCAGCTTTAAGAGAAAAACTGGGAGCCTTCAGCAGGCAGCTCCGGGACATCCAGAGCATCGTTTCGCATACGCCCGTGCATCGGGTAATTCAGAAAATTTTTTCCATGACGGGTTACCGCTCTTATGCGGCGGCCATGCCCGGCGGAGAGCAGAGAGAAGCCAATCTGGACATGCTTGTGGAAAAGGCAGTAGATTTTGAGGCTTCCAGCTATCACGGGCTGTTTCATTTTGTGCGCTATATTGAAGAGCTGGAGAAATACCAGGTGGATTTCGGTGAAGTAAACCTCTATGGAGAAACGGCGGATACCGTGCGGATTATGACGATTCATAAGAGTAAAGGCCTGGAATTCCCGGTGGTATTTGTATCCGGAATGGGCGGCAGGTTTAACCAGATGGATCTGAACAGCCAGGTGGTACTTCATGCCGGCCTGGGAATCGGCATGGACGCTGTGGACGTGAAGAAACGGGCCAGAAAGTCTACGCTCATGAAACAGACGATCCGGCAGGCCATGAAGCGGGATCTGCTGGGAGAAGAGCTGCGTGTGCTCTATGTGGCGGTGACCCGGGCGAAGGAAAAGCTGATTCTGACGGGAATTGTGGATAACCTGGAAAAGAGAGTGCAGGCCTGTGGAATACAGCGGAATTTATGGAAAGACAGCCTTAGCTATGGCCTTTTGTCAAAAGCGGCAGGCTATATGGACTGGCTGCTGCCCGCCCTGTCCAGAAGCAGCAGCTTCCAGCCACTGTACCAACTGGTAAATGGAGAGGAAGCAGCAGGAATGGAGGAGGAAGCCTGCATCAGGCTGGAAGTGCTGACTCCCTCCCAGATGACGGTAGCCCAGATGGAAGTCCGGGTACAGCAGGAACTGATCCGTGAAAACCTGATCCGTGAAGACGATGGGCAGGTTTACGAGCCGGAGGTGCGAAACTTTCTGGAGAGGCAGAAGGCCTACCGTTATCCCTATGAATATCTTGCCGGAATTCCTGCGAAGATGACCGTCTCAGAGCTGAAAAAAGCAGGCGCAGACGAGCCGGGGCTTCAATTGTATGCGGAACCTGATATCATTCCCTATATCCCCCAATTTATGAAGCAGGTCCGGGAAGAGGCGGAAGGCGCTGCCCGGGGGACGATCTACCACAGAGTGCTGGAATGTCTGGACTACGGTCAGGTGGTAAGAAGTGAAGGCGGCGGGGGAGAAGCAGAGAAATCCATTCAGGACCAGATCGGCGATATGGTCAGAATGGGTAAACTGTCGGTAGCAGATATAGAGTGCCTGGACATAAATGACTTTTTAATATTCCTGGAATCACCTTTGGGTAAACGGATGAAAGCGGCTGCCCTGGCAGGACGCCTTCAGCGGGAGCAGCCTTTTACACTGGAGATACCTGCCAGTGAAGCGAATCCGTCCTGGCAGGGGGATGAAACTGTCCTTGTGCAGGGGGTGATCGATGCTTATTTTGAGGAAGAGGGCAGCTATGTGATCGTTGACTACAAGACAGACCGTGTTTACACAGCCGACGGCAGCGATCTGGCCAGAAAATACGGCCGCCAGCTACTGTACTACCGCCGGGCACTGGAACAGGTTACGGGGAGAGAGGTAAAGGAAATGTTAATTTACTCAGTGACACTGGGAAGGGAAATCTCAGTTTTGCTTCCAAGCGGACGGTGAGAGAGGAGGCGATTTGGATATCCAATCCCTTGCCACAAAACCAAAATTAATAATGGATTATGCTGACCGATAGTTCTGTAATAAAGCGCAGGGCTACCGGTCAAATTTTTTTATTTGCATAAAGTAACCGGTTTTACACACCTTTTACAAAGCTGTAAAGGTGATCAATCATAGGGCTTGCCGTTAGAATATAGGTCAGAGGGTGGTTTAAAAAGATGAATAACAGGGAGGATACGAAATATGAAAATAGCCATTGGATGTGATCCGAACGCGCGGCAGGCGAAGGAAGAGATGATCTGTTACATGAACCAAAAGGGGTACGGGGAGGTGACTGATTTTGGCAGTGATGATGTTATCTATACGAAAGTTGCTGTCAGAGTGGCAGAAGCGGTTGCGGCAGGAGAATATGACCGGGGAATCCTGATCTGCGGCACGGGTATCGGGGTATCACTGGCCGCCAATA includes:
- the addA gene encoding helicase-exonuclease AddAB subunit AddA; translation: MGVKWTREQEQVIRLRDRNLLVSAAAGSGKTAVLVERIISRVTDPVRPVDIDRLLVVTFTRAAAGEMKERIGRALEEKLREDPENEHLQRQGILLHHAQISTIHGFCTYVIQNYFHRIDLDPGYRIADEGELKLLKGEVLSDLLEEEYAWGDRDFLEFAEAFAPGKSDKKIDELILRVYEFAVSDPWPEGWLESCRKACVIETEEELEKSAWVRAALDEVKRLLSSCREAASQNAALAERPGGPSVYLPQLASDLELIEGLMGCESYGKFCEGFQNLSFAPLSRKKDPDGDPGLREQVKESRAELKKLLEGIQKQYFTGSPEEVLKELALCRPSMEVLCRLAVKFMREFSERKRAKNLMDFSDLEHFALDILLERTEDGWVRTDAARELSEQFAEIMIDEYQDSNYIQEYLLEAVSGTEEGNLNRFMVGDMKQAIYGFRMARPELFLEKYQTYTSEASSSQRIDLHQNFRSRPQVLDTVNYFFRRLMRPELGGLAYDDAAALHGGAAFPEGGDASLLETELLLIDRKSPEFEDDRSRTAMMEAEALAVAQKIRGLMGSMQVADRDTGLYRPLQYRDCVILLRSVSGWAETFVRVLQSEGIPAYSTSKSGYFSAVEVVTVLNYLRICDNPRQEIPYAAVLRSPIVGCTDRELALIRCHSPELPIYEASAAYEAGGEEAALREKLGAFSRQLRDIQSIVSHTPVHRVIQKIFSMTGYRSYAAAMPGGEQREANLDMLVEKAVDFEASSYHGLFHFVRYIEELEKYQVDFGEVNLYGETADTVRIMTIHKSKGLEFPVVFVSGMGGRFNQMDLNSQVVLHAGLGIGMDAVDVKKRARKSTLMKQTIRQAMKRDLLGEELRVLYVAVTRAKEKLILTGIVDNLEKRVQACGIQRNLWKDSLSYGLLSKAAGYMDWLLPALSRSSSFQPLYQLVNGEEAAGMEEEACIRLEVLTPSQMTVAQMEVRVQQELIRENLIREDDGQVYEPEVRNFLERQKAYRYPYEYLAGIPAKMTVSELKKAGADEPGLQLYAEPDIIPYIPQFMKQVREEAEGAARGTIYHRVLECLDYGQVVRSEGGGGEAEKSIQDQIGDMVRMGKLSVADIECLDINDFLIFLESPLGKRMKAAALAGRLQREQPFTLEIPASEANPSWQGDETVLVQGVIDAYFEEEGSYVIVDYKTDRVYTADGSDLARKYGRQLLYYRRALEQVTGREVKEMLIYSVTLGREISVLLPSGR
- a CDS encoding RpiB/LacA/LacB family sugar-phosphate isomerase, which codes for MKIAIGCDPNARQAKEEMICYMNQKGYGEVTDFGSDDVIYTKVAVRVAEAVAAGEYDRGILICGTGIGVSLAANKVRGAYAALLSDIYSAKRARLSNDANIACLGAFTVGSKLREELVDAFLTNEFEPGCSSQAKVDALREFDRNR